The following coding sequences lie in one Rutidosis leptorrhynchoides isolate AG116_Rl617_1_P2 chromosome 4, CSIRO_AGI_Rlap_v1, whole genome shotgun sequence genomic window:
- the LOC139842692 gene encoding uncharacterized protein, which produces MEKKFPSNNSNLVTMKNNLVPKKVEVFVWRAKRERLPVLSELDKRGIDLHSVLCPLCGMEIESVKHSLLSCVHVREIWEKVPDWWGFDSINLSFDNLLCGCGPSNCSDLGREIWQAVEWISGYLLWRNRNQKVFKKLSWTAPNALSEIQVLSFDWVVKRCKQRKVEWHDWLHNPSVYLV; this is translated from the coding sequence ATGGAGAAAAAGTTTCCTTCAAATAATTCAAATTTGGTGACTATGAAGAATAATCTTGTTCCAAAAAAAGTTGAGGTATTCGTTTGGAGAGCGAAGCGGGAGAGATTACCCGTTTTGTCCGAACTAGACAAACGGGGTATCGATCTACACTCCGTTCTTTGCCCTCTTTGTGGTATGGAAATTGAATCGGTGAAGCATTCTCTTTTGTCGTGTGTGCATGTTCGTGAAATTTGGGAAAAAGTACCTGATTGGTGGGGTTTTGATTCGATTAATCTATCTTTTGATAATCTCCTATGTGGTTGTGGTCCTTCTAATTGCTCCGATTTGGGTAGAGAAATATGGCAAGCGGTCGAATGGATTAGTGGCTATCTTCTTTGGAGGAATAGGAACCAAAAAGTTTTCAAGAAACTTTCATGGACCGCCCCGAATGCACTAAGTGAGATTCAAGTCTTGAGCTTTGATTGGGTTGTGAAGCGTTGCAAGCAAAGGAAAGTCGAATGGCACGATTGGCTTCATAATCCTAGTGTTTACCTTGTTTAA